The sequence TCCCAATAGAGTGCCTTTTAACTCGCAGGGCTCCAACCCGGTCAAGGTCTCCTTCGTCAACGTCAACGACCAGTCGGGAAACGGCGACAGGATCTGTTTCAATGTGGGCCGTGAGCTTTACTTCTACATCTACAAAGGCGTCCGAAAGGTACCGTGCCATGACACGCACACTCCCCGTTAGTGCTACAATCGTGTTGCCCGAACCCGTCGCCTTCCGCCCGGCCTCTTAGTTCAACTTTGACGGGTGTGTGACTTTCAAATGGAGCCAGCTGGCTAGTTAGCTTTGAGCTAACTAGTTAGCGGTGCGTCTGACTTCACGAGGTATTTCGAGGCTATATCTGTGAAATTCCCTCCGGTAGTATTAGACGTGTTTTAGTGGAGCTCCTTGTGAGTTTTAAAAGTCGCGGGGAATAGTTTGTGGTTGCCGGGGACGGTTCTGTACCACCTGTCAACGCCCCATGATATTCTGACAGGTGTCCACTTAACGCTGGAGTGAACGGAGTTAGCCGCTTAGCATGTAGCTGCGCGTCTTTCCTGAGGCAAAATATATCACTTAGCACACACATACGATCAGTTTTGACATTCCAAATGATCTAAATGCCACTCTTAAATTTGATGACTCCAAAAAACCCTCATGAAAACTGTTTGTGTTCCCTCAGAAAACAGGTCGATGTAAGGTCAAGGGTCAATTTTGAAACCGTAAGAGTCCAAGTCATGATTGGAAGGAAGGGTGGCAAAAATAAGGATGCACCAGCAAGCATCTGAAAAAGTTGTCCAGAATTTGGTCACTTTCTAGCATTTGTACAACATTAAACTTCACAACAATGGATCATATTAGTGCATGGTGAGGCTGACGAATGTGACCCGCAATGTCAGCTGACGGTCTTCATCCAATCAAAGCTTCCGTTTCTTCTCAGGCCGCCGACCTGAGCAAGCCCATCGACAAGCGCATCTACAAGGGAACACAGCCCACCTGTCACGACTTCAACCACCTCACCGCCACGGCCGAGAGCGTTTCGCTTCTGGTGGGCTTCTCTGCCGGGCAAGTGCAGCTCATCGACCCCATCAAGAAGGAGACGAGCAAGCTCTTCAACGAGGAGGTAAGGAGGCCTCGAGCTTGTCGTGCTTTTTATTTCTCTTGTCCAAGAAACATTGCCGGCATTATATGATGGGGATATTGTGTGCCGGCAATCGACAAAGGTGAATTGTATCGGTGTCTGTATGCGTTTACTCTGCTCGAATTTTGGGACCACCACGACCAGCTACAGCCGATTAAACAGAGACAAACCGATTTGTGATGTTCTTGTCCTGTCCTTATGGCTCCTCCTCCCATCAGAGACTAATAGACAAGTCCAGGGTGACCTGCGTGAAGTGGGTCCCGGGCTCCGAGAGCCTCTTCCTGGTGTCGCACGCCAGCGGCAACATGTACCTGTACAACGTGGAGCACACGTGCGGCACAACGGCGCCGCACTACCAGCTCCTCAAGCAGGGCGACAGCTACTCGGTGCACACCTGCAAGAGCAAATCCACGCGGAACCCGCTGCTCAAATGGACGGTAGGCGAGGGGGCCCTCAACGAGTTAGCCTTCTCCCCGGACGGCAAGTTCCTGGCGTGCGTGAGTCAGGACGGCTTCCTGCGCGTCTTTAACTTTGACGCGGTGGAGCTGCACGGCACCATGAAGAGCTACTTTGGCGGCCTGCTGTGCGTATGCTGGAGCCCCGACGGCAAGTACATCGTGGCGGGCGGCGAGGACGACCTGGTCACCGTCTGGTCCTTCCTGGACTGCCGGGTGATCGCCCGCGGCCACGGCCACAAGTCGTGGGTGAGCGTGGTGGCCTTCGACCACTACACCACCAGCGTGGAGGAGAGCGACCCTCTGGAGTTCAGCGGCAGCGACGAGGACTTCCAGGAGCACTTGGCCAACTCGGGGCGGGACCGCGCCAACAGCACGCAGTCGCGCCTCTCCAAGCGCAACTCCACCGAGAGCCGACCCGTCAGCGTTACGTACCGCTTCGGCTCGGTGGGCCAGGACACTCAGCTGTGCCTGTGGGACCTCACTGAGGACATCCTGTTCCCGCACTTGCCTCTTTCGCGGACACGGACGCACACCAACGTGATGAACGCCACCATCTCGCCGCCCGGCTCCACCATACTCCCTTCCGGTACAAACGCCACCAACGGAAGCACCGGCGGAGCCGTCACTCCCGCTGTGAACTCCGTCTCTAGTGCGATCCCGCGTTCCAACAGCCTGCCCCATTCCACCTCTTCCGGCGCCGCCACCACCGCAACCGGCGTGTCCAATAACGCGAACAAGCCGGGCGGCCTGATGGACGGCGCCATCGCCACGGGCGTCAGCAAGTTCGCCACGCTGTCGCTGCACGAGCGCAAAGAGCGCCACCACGACAAGGACCACAAGCGCAACCACAGCATGGGCCACATCAGCAGCAAGAGCAGCGACAAGCTCAACGTACTGACCAAGAGCAAGACGGACGCCGCCAAGACGCTGGGCACGCCGCTCTGCCCGCGCATGGAGGACGTGCCGTTGCTCGAACCCCTCATCTGTAAAAAGATAGCGCACGAGAGGCTGACTGTGCTCATTTTTTTAGAGGACTGCTTAGTGACTGCTTGTCAGGAAGGATTTATTTGCACGTGGGCCAGGCCGGGCAAAGTGGTGAGTTCTTTTTAACGCAGGGCCGACCCACGCGTGCGTCTCTCTGCAACTGACAAGCTCGTAGCAATTCCAAGATATGAGTTGCATATCACAtggccttcccccccccccccccccatcccttcCCCCAGCTGCTCCTATGCCAAATCGCTAGAAAGACGATCCTTTTGCGTTAGCGCATCCTATCGTGCGGTGTTTCCCAACCAGGAAAATCTCAAGGGACACCACCAAGCTAAAATGTCACCAAAAGTCCATTAAGTTTAATTTACACCAAGTTTAATTGTACACTATCGCCATGTGGTGGAGGAGGATTTAATTATTGTGTGTCTTCACCGACATGTTGGGTGACTTTCCGCACCTTGGTGGTTGGGAATCACCGCTCAGCTACTTTGCTCCGAACAATCTCGTATGCACTTCCGCGTGTGCTGACAGCTTAAGTCGTGTTGCAGTGCAGAAGGcgcctttaaaaaataaaaaagtacttCCATCAAACCTCAGGCAGGGATGAGCCAATGA is a genomic window of Syngnathus typhle isolate RoL2023-S1 ecotype Sweden linkage group LG16, RoL_Styp_1.0, whole genome shotgun sequence containing:
- the wdr20a gene encoding WD repeat-containing protein 20 isoform X1, with the translated sequence MLISKMAAEGGGKEMNEIKTQFTTREGVYKLLTHSEYSRPNRVPFNSQGSNPVKVSFVNVNDQSGNGDRICFNVGRELYFYIYKGVRKAADLSKPIDKRIYKGTQPTCHDFNHLTATAESVSLLVGFSAGQVQLIDPIKKETSKLFNEERLIDKSRVTCVKWVPGSESLFLVSHASGNMYLYNVEHTCGTTAPHYQLLKQGDSYSVHTCKSKSTRNPLLKWTVGEGALNELAFSPDGKFLACVSQDGFLRVFNFDAVELHGTMKSYFGGLLCVCWSPDGKYIVAGGEDDLVTVWSFLDCRVIARGHGHKSWVSVVAFDHYTTSVEESDPLEFSGSDEDFQEHLANSGRDRANSTQSRLSKRNSTESRPVSVTYRFGSVGQDTQLCLWDLTEDILFPHLPLSRTRTHTNVMNATISPPGSTILPSGTNATNGSTGGAVTPAVNSVSSAIPRSNSLPHSTSSGAATTATGVSNNANKPGGLMDGAIATGVSKFATLSLHERKERHHDKDHKRNHSMGHISSKSSDKLNVLTKSKTDAAKTLGTPLCPRMEDVPLLEPLICKKIAHERLTVLIFLEDCLVTACQEGFICTWARPGKVVSSF
- the wdr20a gene encoding WD repeat-containing protein 20 isoform X4; protein product: MLISKMAAEGGGKEMNEIKTQFTTREGVYKLLTHSEYSRPNRVPFNSQGSNPVKVSFVNVNDQSGNGDRICFNVGRELYFYIYKGVRKKTGRCKVKGQF
- the wdr20a gene encoding WD repeat-containing protein 20 isoform X3, with product MLISKMAAEGGGKEMNEIKTQFTTREGVYKLLTHSEYSRPNRVPFNSQGSNPVKVSFVNVNDQSGNGDRICFNVGRELYFYIYKGVRKAADLSKPIDKRIYKGTQPTCHDFNHLTATAESVSLLVGFSAGQVQLIDPIKKETSKLFNEEMSGDR
- the wdr20a gene encoding WD repeat-containing protein 20 isoform X2 is translated as MAADLSKPIDKRIYKGTQPTCHDFNHLTATAESVSLLVGFSAGQVQLIDPIKKETSKLFNEERLIDKSRVTCVKWVPGSESLFLVSHASGNMYLYNVEHTCGTTAPHYQLLKQGDSYSVHTCKSKSTRNPLLKWTVGEGALNELAFSPDGKFLACVSQDGFLRVFNFDAVELHGTMKSYFGGLLCVCWSPDGKYIVAGGEDDLVTVWSFLDCRVIARGHGHKSWVSVVAFDHYTTSVEESDPLEFSGSDEDFQEHLANSGRDRANSTQSRLSKRNSTESRPVSVTYRFGSVGQDTQLCLWDLTEDILFPHLPLSRTRTHTNVMNATISPPGSTILPSGTNATNGSTGGAVTPAVNSVSSAIPRSNSLPHSTSSGAATTATGVSNNANKPGGLMDGAIATGVSKFATLSLHERKERHHDKDHKRNHSMGHISSKSSDKLNVLTKSKTDAAKTLGTPLCPRMEDVPLLEPLICKKIAHERLTVLIFLEDCLVTACQEGFICTWARPGKVVSSF